In the genome of ANME-2 cluster archaeon, one region contains:
- a CDS encoding PGF-pre-PGF domain-containing protein, producing PTLALGNVDNVASDWGRNFDLNHSVTVTNAAANNVNVTYNVSWITDNNTMGTIAEGGMKWYNQTRSNLTVQKTTVKVDATSSTGSATNDSEIFLFNITRRNIDITSQPESTQSVGTDTTFWINASANDEHGEDLICKADLIREGVIIGNQTISNGNVNFSRIESIAGTFNFSVRFYNTSHYDNKSTSNSTVTVRGPTLALGNVDNVASDWGRDFNLNHSVTVTNAIANNVNVTYNVSWITDNNTMGTMLEDGMKWHNQTRSNLTVQEIAVKVDATSTTGSAINDSEIFLLNITRRNIDITSQPESTQSVGTDTTFWINASANDEHGEDLICKADLIREGVIIGNQTISNGNVNFSRIESTAGTFNFSVRFYNTSHYNNASTSNSTVTVHGPTLALGNVDNVASDWGRNFDLNHSVTVTNTIANNVNVTYNVSWITDNNNMGTIAKDGMKWHNQSRLNSTVQKITVKVDATSTTGSAINDSETFSINITRRDITITANPGSEQTVGVGDTFWINGSAKDEHNEAFIAKADLIKDGSIVNTTDVMNGNANFSTDESAAGIFNFSIRFYNTTHYDNKSTSNSTVTVRGPILTLDNVNDITRDWGKSFNLNHSVTVTNAAASNVNLTYNVSWILNYDTMGTIAQGGMRWHNQTLSNSTVQNITLRVDATSTTGSAINDTGKFQLNITRRNMEITSQPKPAQTFDPDTTFWINASARDEYGDILIGTAGLIKDGTIIESQDISSGNVNFSRTEPLAGTFNFSIRFYNLTHYNNASTSNSSVTINGPTLAISNITGITRDWGRNFNLNHSVTVANATATKMKVSYNVSWLTECTLGTVNKDATGWGNQTVSNSTVQRITVRVNANSTNTSTVNDTDTFKVNITKRDINITSSPPATNTVNPGKTFWLNATTQGEYAENFIGNATLVRDGIIVGTPKAVTDGNASFNRTESSTGTYKFSIRFYNLTYYFNASTDNSTVSVENPPSSSGGGSSGGIGTSDEPENVDETVVLRIYLQAGESSNYNFNNVVTSVDVTPDKTYGLVAAKIEVLKGRPSSITTDPPAGEIYKYVDVFVGTSGWSKDKFSSSVINFQVPATWFEENNIDPATVTLYRHHDGKWKLLKTTMTGQAGGHYQYSSPTPGFSTFMVLGQVEGSSDGEPAAATAFGTVAEPTPTPETTSDKGIPGFGIMLGIIGVLIAVYSRKK from the coding sequence TAACAAGACGGAACATAGATATCACATCTCAGCCGGAATCCACGCAATCCGTTGGCACAGACACGACTTTCTGGATAAACGCTTCAGCAAATGACGAACACGGAGAAGACCTCATCTGCAAAGCCGATCTGATCCGGGAAGGAGTTATCATCGGGAATCAAACCATATCAAACGGAAACGTGAACTTCAGCAGGATAGAGTCCATTGCAGGGACGTTCAACTTCTCAGTCCGGTTCTACAACACGAGTCATTACGACAACAAGTCTACAAGTAACTCAACTGTGACAGTCCGCGGTCCAACCCTGGCTCTCGGAAACGTTGATAACGTAGCAAGCGACTGGGGAAGAGACTTCAACCTGAACCACTCGGTCACAGTAACCAACGCAATCGCAAACAACGTGAACGTGACCTACAATGTCTCATGGATCACGGATAACAACACCATGGGAACGATGTTAGAAGACGGGATGAAATGGCACAACCAGACACGCTCAAACTTGACAGTACAGGAGATCGCGGTCAAGGTGGATGCAACCTCAACGACCGGATCTGCAATAAACGACAGCGAGATATTCCTGTTAAACATAACAAGACGGAACATAGATATCACATCTCAGCCGGAATCCACGCAATCCGTTGGCACAGACACGACTTTCTGGATAAACGCTTCAGCAAATGACGAACACGGAGAAGACCTCATCTGCAAAGCCGATCTGATCCGGGAAGGAGTTATCATCGGGAATCAAACCATCTCAAACGGAAATGTGAACTTCAGCAGGATAGAGTCCACCGCAGGCACGTTTAACTTTTCAGTCCGGTTCTACAACACGAGTCACTACAACAACGCGTCCACAAGCAACTCAACTGTGACAGTCCACGGTCCAACACTTGCTCTCGGAAACGTTGATAACGTAGCAAGCGACTGGGGCAGGAACTTTGACCTGAACCACTCGGTCACAGTAACCAACACAATCGCAAACAACGTGAACGTGACCTACAATGTCTCTTGGATCACGGATAATAACAACATGGGAACGATAGCAAAAGACGGGATGAAATGGCACAACCAGTCACGCTTAAACTCGACAGTCCAGAAGATCACGGTCAAGGTGGATGCAACCTCAACGACCGGATCTGCAATAAACGACAGCGAGACGTTTAGCATCAACATCACCAGACGGGACATAACCATAACAGCAAATCCAGGGTCAGAACAAACCGTGGGTGTTGGTGATACGTTCTGGATAAACGGTAGTGCGAAAGACGAACACAACGAGGCGTTCATAGCAAAAGCAGACCTGATAAAAGACGGAAGTATCGTAAATACTACTGATGTCATGAATGGAAATGCGAACTTCTCAACAGACGAATCTGCTGCCGGAATATTCAATTTCTCAATCCGGTTCTACAACACGACTCATTATGACAACAAGTCTACAAGCAACTCAACGGTAACTGTCCGCGGTCCAATACTGACTCTCGACAACGTCAATGACATAACCCGCGACTGGGGAAAAAGCTTTAACCTGAACCACTCGGTCACGGTAACCAATGCAGCCGCTAGCAACGTGAACCTGACTTACAACGTATCATGGATCCTGAATTACGATACAATGGGAACGATAGCACAAGGCGGAATGAGATGGCACAACCAGACACTTTCTAACTCGACAGTGCAAAACATCACGCTAAGGGTGGATGCAACATCAACTACCGGATCCGCAATAAACGACACAGGTAAGTTCCAGTTAAACATAACGAGGCGGAACATGGAAATCACATCTCAGCCGAAACCAGCACAGACCTTTGACCCTGACACGACCTTCTGGATAAACGCTTCTGCAAGAGACGAATATGGAGATATACTCATCGGTACTGCCGGTCTGATAAAAGATGGAACCATTATCGAGAGTCAGGATATATCAAGCGGGAATGTGAACTTCAGCAGGACAGAACCTCTGGCAGGGACATTTAACTTCTCAATACGGTTCTATAACCTCACGCATTACAACAATGCTTCAACCTCCAATTCGTCTGTAACCATTAATGGACCAACTCTGGCAATTAGCAATATCACCGGGATAACCAGAGACTGGGGTAGAAATTTCAACCTGAACCATTCGGTCACGGTAGCAAATGCAACAGCAACCAAAATGAAAGTGAGCTACAATGTCTCATGGCTTACAGAATGTACACTGGGAACAGTGAACAAGGACGCGACCGGATGGGGAAACCAGACTGTCTCAAACTCGACGGTTCAGAGAATCACTGTCAGGGTGAATGCAAACTCGACAAATACATCCACAGTTAATGACACCGACACCTTCAAGGTGAATATAACAAAACGAGATATAAATATCACATCTTCTCCGCCTGCTACTAATACTGTTAATCCAGGCAAAACCTTCTGGCTAAACGCCACTACACAGGGAGAATATGCTGAAAACTTTATAGGAAATGCGACTCTGGTAAGGGATGGAATTATAGTAGGTACACCAAAGGCGGTAACAGACGGAAATGCCTCCTTCAACCGGACAGAATCTTCAACAGGAACATATAAATTCTCTATTCGGTTCTATAACTTGACTTATTATTTCAACGCATCTACTGACAACTCCACGGTTAGCGTCGAAAACCCACCATCAAGCAGTGGAGGCGGCAGTAGTGGTGGTATTGGCACCAGCGATGAACCTGAGAATGTAGACGAAACAGTTGTCTTAAGAATATATCTTCAAGCTGGTGAGTCTTCGAACTACAACTTCAATAATGTAGTAACATCAGTTGATGTTACACCAGACAAAACCTATGGCCTGGTAGCAGCAAAGATCGAAGTCCTGAAAGGCCGGCCTAGCAGTATAACCACTGACCCGCCTGCCGGTGAAATATACAAGTATGTCGACGTATTTGTCGGAACCAGTGGATGGTCTAAAGATAAGTTCTCCAGTTCAGTTATAAATTTCCAGGTACCAGCAACCTGGTTCGAAGAGAACAACATCGACCCTGCCACTGTTACCCTATACAGGCACCATGATGGTAAATGGAAGCTCCTTAAGACCACAATGACCGGGCAGGCTGGCGGACACTACCAGTATTCATCGCCGACCCCTGGATTCTCCACATTTATGGTACTGGGGCAGGTTGAGGGGTCAAGTGACGGTGAACCTGCTGCTGCAACGGCTTTTGGTACAGTGGCTGAGCCTACGCCTACACCAGAAACTACTTCGGACAAGGGGATACCCGGATTCGGTATAATGTTGGGAATTATTGGGGTACTGATCGCAGTGTATTCAAGGAAGAAATAA